A single window of Toxotes jaculatrix isolate fToxJac2 chromosome 4, fToxJac2.pri, whole genome shotgun sequence DNA harbors:
- the si:dkey-237i9.8 gene encoding platelet endothelial cell adhesion molecule isoform X2, whose amino-acid sequence MGLLLLLTSSLLSNYFHPGIAVDMKQLFTIRNITLSIEPSNNVTRDTDVTLRCKASVSSTGDQVLNREYTIYKDSNIVYTKSSSTSEDLLYPLPKARVSNIGRYKCKINIEDRQMTSEAEKLTVTGMSNPVLRLNKSEISEGEEVTATCTAHGETGSIIFYINEGSKIIQEERVNSDQLEVKIHFGVGIHMIHCSYIVLMAPETFKSERSNTATVSVKEHNIRPVLEISPQSKIYEGDHLNVLCTIRGFPKSYGTVRLYLNHGDRLLGTGNTEVNHSLVALAKDPGDFECKLEMGRISKVDTKTVSVMELFSKPTLTITPSEIFQNEFMTLTCRSEIYVSERLSTEELTYNLEPDDSGLTKRSPGVYTGYALLDNANYTCVAKAKGIMKFSETLTVRPKVSVSVPKISVDGKVVLGQPFKIRCHSENGSLPINYTLQKGHEQLKTTSIELPTQQALFTVTIAKPEEIREYKCKAKNNHRPASSSEGLVAAVIEPLTNLTLTVIPPLSEISEGDHLYLICGTKGTPPVTFRWYRSGRKQPLYTTTSDSNNTAYQVPSLSKHHSGRYHCEAVNHANNVIHSEMVNIEVRLALWKKALIGGVCLLVALVLVAVGLLYFKSKRVRMVRTAVSVWSDRPPEAANDEESSAVSSEPDVEYTEVVHPQPVDTARVPLRKGTDTVYSELKNPPHGAPDHHDYGSVAYAELQGEQPEISHHPPYVNSYQDLPVPVD is encoded by the exons ATGGGCCTCCTACTACTGCTCACCTCCTCGCTCCTGTCTAACT ACTTCCATCCAGGGATAGCAGTGGACATGAAGCAGT TATTCACGATAAGAAACATCACCCTGTCCATTGAGCCCAGCAATAATGTGACTCGAGACACTGATGTGACTCTGAGATGCAAGGCCAGTGTCAGCAGCACGGGGGACCAGGTACTGAATCGTGAGTATACAATATACAAGGACAGCAACATTGTCTACACCAAGAGCTCCAGCACTTCAGAGGATCTTCTGTACCCGCTGCCCAAGGCCAGAGTCTCCAACATTGGCAGGTATAAGTGCAAGATCAACAttgaggacagacagatgacCAGCGAAGCCGAAAAACTCACAGTAACAG GCATGTCAAACCCAGTTCTCCGCCTTAACAAAAGTGAGATCAGTGAAGGGGAGGAGGTAACGGCCACGTGTACAGCACACGGCGAGACAGGCTCCATCATCTTCTACATCAATGAGGGTTCCAAAATTATTCAGGAGGAAAGGGTCAACTCCGACCAGTTGGAAGTCAAGATTCACTTCGGCGTTGGCATCCACATGATTCACTGTTCCTATATTGTCCTCATGGCACCAGAAACCTTCAAGTCCGAACGCAGCAACACTGCCACTGTTTCAGTCAAAG AACATAACATCAGACCAGTTTTGGAGATTTCACCTCAGTCCAAGATCTATGAAGGAGACCATCTCAATGTCTTGTGCACCATCAGAGGCTTTCCCAAAAGCTATGGAACAGTCCGCCTCTATTTGAACCACGGCGACAGGCTTCTTGGCACTGGAAACACCGAAGTCAACCACAGCTTGGTCGCACTGGCAAAGGACCCCGGGGATTTTGAGTGCAAATTAGAGATGGGACGCATATCAAAAGttgacacaaaaacagtttcagtgatGG agctgttttcaaaGCCCACCCTCACCATTACTCCCTCTgaaatttttcaaaatgaattcaTGACACTAACCTGCAGAAGTGAGATCTACGTTTCTGAAAGACTCAGCACAGAAGAGCTGACTTACAATCTTGAGCCGGATGACAGCGGACTGACCAAGAGAAGCCCTGGCGTATATACTGGCTACGCCCTGCTGGATAATGCCAACTATACCTGTGTAGCTAAAGCCAAGGGCATCATGAAATTCAGTGAAACCCTGACTGTACGTCCTAAAG TTTCTGTCTCCGTTCCAAAGATCTCAGTGGATGGCAAAGTGGTGCTAGGACAACCCTTCAAGATCCGCTGTCACTCAGAAAATGGCAGCTTGCCGATCAACTACACCCTGCAGAAGGGGCATGAGCAGCTGAAAACAACCAGCATAGAGCTGCCCACTCAGCAAGCTCTCTTCACAGTCACCATCGCCAAGCCTGAGGAAATAAGGGAGTACAAGTGCAAGGCTAAGAATAATCACAGGCCAGCCTCATCCAGTGAAGGTCTCGTTGCTGCTGTTATAG AGCCTTTGACGAACCTGACTCTGACTGTCATCCCCCCCTTATCGGAAATCTCTGAGGGAGATCATCTCTACTTGATATGTGGCACTAAAGGCACACCGCCGGTCACCTTCAGGTGGTACCGTTCtggaagaaaacagccactgtaCACCACCACGTCTGACTCGAACAACACGGCCTACCAGGTCCCCAGTTTGTCCAAACATCACAGTGGTAGATACCACTGTGAGGCTGTCAACCACGCCAACAACGTCATCCACAGTGAGATGGTCAACATAGAGG TACGCCTGGCGCTGTGGAAGAAAGCACTAATCGGGGGAGTTTGTCTGCTAGTGGCGTTGGTGCTGGTGGCTGTGGGTTTGCTGTACTTCAAATCCAAAAGAG TGAGGATGGTCAGaactgcagtcagtgtgtggagTGATCGACCACCTGAAGCAG CCAATGATGAGGAAAGCAGTGCTGTGTCCAGTGAACCTGATGTGGAGTACACAGAGGTGGTGCATCCCCAGCCAGTGGATACTGCCAGAG TCCCACTGAGAAAAGGCACAGACACAGTGTACAGCGAGCTCAAAAACCCGCCACATG GTGCT
- the si:dkey-237i9.8 gene encoding platelet endothelial cell adhesion molecule isoform X10: MGLLLLLTSSLLSNYFHPGIAVDMKQLFTIRNITLSIEPSNNVTRDTDVTLRCKASVSSTGDQVLNREYTIYKDSNIVYTKSSSTSEDLLYPLPKARVSNIGRYKCKINIEDRQMTSEAEKLTVTGMSNPVLRLNKSEISEGEEVTATCTAHGETGSIIFYINEGSKIIQEERVNSDQLEVKIHFGVGIHMIHCSYIVLMAPETFKSERSNTATVSVKEHNIRPVLEISPQSKIYEGDHLNVLCTIRGFPKSYGTVRLYLNHGDRLLGTGNTEVNHSLVALAKDPGDFECKLEMGRISKVDTKTVSVMELFSKPTLTITPSEIFQNEFMTLTCRSEIYVSERLSTEELTYNLEPDDSGLTKRSPGVYTGYALLDNANYTCVAKAKGIMKFSETLTVRPKVSVSVPKISVDGKVVLGQPFKIRCHSENGSLPINYTLQKGHEQLKTTSIELPTQQALFTVTIAKPEEIREYKCKAKNNHRPASSSEGLVAAVIEPLTNLTLTVIPPLSEISEGDHLYLICGTKGTPPVTFRWYRSGRKQPLYTTTSDSNNTAYQVPSLSKHHSGRYHCEAVNHANNVIHSEMVNIEVRLALWKKALIGGVCLLVALVLVAVGLLYFKSKRGKREAAAELSVRSAIL, translated from the exons ATGGGCCTCCTACTACTGCTCACCTCCTCGCTCCTGTCTAACT ACTTCCATCCAGGGATAGCAGTGGACATGAAGCAGT TATTCACGATAAGAAACATCACCCTGTCCATTGAGCCCAGCAATAATGTGACTCGAGACACTGATGTGACTCTGAGATGCAAGGCCAGTGTCAGCAGCACGGGGGACCAGGTACTGAATCGTGAGTATACAATATACAAGGACAGCAACATTGTCTACACCAAGAGCTCCAGCACTTCAGAGGATCTTCTGTACCCGCTGCCCAAGGCCAGAGTCTCCAACATTGGCAGGTATAAGTGCAAGATCAACAttgaggacagacagatgacCAGCGAAGCCGAAAAACTCACAGTAACAG GCATGTCAAACCCAGTTCTCCGCCTTAACAAAAGTGAGATCAGTGAAGGGGAGGAGGTAACGGCCACGTGTACAGCACACGGCGAGACAGGCTCCATCATCTTCTACATCAATGAGGGTTCCAAAATTATTCAGGAGGAAAGGGTCAACTCCGACCAGTTGGAAGTCAAGATTCACTTCGGCGTTGGCATCCACATGATTCACTGTTCCTATATTGTCCTCATGGCACCAGAAACCTTCAAGTCCGAACGCAGCAACACTGCCACTGTTTCAGTCAAAG AACATAACATCAGACCAGTTTTGGAGATTTCACCTCAGTCCAAGATCTATGAAGGAGACCATCTCAATGTCTTGTGCACCATCAGAGGCTTTCCCAAAAGCTATGGAACAGTCCGCCTCTATTTGAACCACGGCGACAGGCTTCTTGGCACTGGAAACACCGAAGTCAACCACAGCTTGGTCGCACTGGCAAAGGACCCCGGGGATTTTGAGTGCAAATTAGAGATGGGACGCATATCAAAAGttgacacaaaaacagtttcagtgatGG agctgttttcaaaGCCCACCCTCACCATTACTCCCTCTgaaatttttcaaaatgaattcaTGACACTAACCTGCAGAAGTGAGATCTACGTTTCTGAAAGACTCAGCACAGAAGAGCTGACTTACAATCTTGAGCCGGATGACAGCGGACTGACCAAGAGAAGCCCTGGCGTATATACTGGCTACGCCCTGCTGGATAATGCCAACTATACCTGTGTAGCTAAAGCCAAGGGCATCATGAAATTCAGTGAAACCCTGACTGTACGTCCTAAAG TTTCTGTCTCCGTTCCAAAGATCTCAGTGGATGGCAAAGTGGTGCTAGGACAACCCTTCAAGATCCGCTGTCACTCAGAAAATGGCAGCTTGCCGATCAACTACACCCTGCAGAAGGGGCATGAGCAGCTGAAAACAACCAGCATAGAGCTGCCCACTCAGCAAGCTCTCTTCACAGTCACCATCGCCAAGCCTGAGGAAATAAGGGAGTACAAGTGCAAGGCTAAGAATAATCACAGGCCAGCCTCATCCAGTGAAGGTCTCGTTGCTGCTGTTATAG AGCCTTTGACGAACCTGACTCTGACTGTCATCCCCCCCTTATCGGAAATCTCTGAGGGAGATCATCTCTACTTGATATGTGGCACTAAAGGCACACCGCCGGTCACCTTCAGGTGGTACCGTTCtggaagaaaacagccactgtaCACCACCACGTCTGACTCGAACAACACGGCCTACCAGGTCCCCAGTTTGTCCAAACATCACAGTGGTAGATACCACTGTGAGGCTGTCAACCACGCCAACAACGTCATCCACAGTGAGATGGTCAACATAGAGG TACGCCTGGCGCTGTGGAAGAAAGCACTAATCGGGGGAGTTTGTCTGCTAGTGGCGTTGGTGCTGGTGGCTGTGGGTTTGCTGTACTTCAAATCCAAAAGAG GTAAaagagaagcagctgctgaatTGTCAGT GCGCAGCGCAATTCTATGA
- the si:dkey-237i9.8 gene encoding platelet endothelial cell adhesion molecule isoform X9: MGLLLLLTSSLLSNYFHPGIAVDMKQLFTIRNITLSIEPSNNVTRDTDVTLRCKASVSSTGDQVLNREYTIYKDSNIVYTKSSSTSEDLLYPLPKARVSNIGRYKCKINIEDRQMTSEAEKLTVTGMSNPVLRLNKSEISEGEEVTATCTAHGETGSIIFYINEGSKIIQEERVNSDQLEVKIHFGVGIHMIHCSYIVLMAPETFKSERSNTATVSVKEHNIRPVLEISPQSKIYEGDHLNVLCTIRGFPKSYGTVRLYLNHGDRLLGTGNTEVNHSLVALAKDPGDFECKLEMGRISKVDTKTVSVMELFSKPTLTITPSEIFQNEFMTLTCRSEIYVSERLSTEELTYNLEPDDSGLTKRSPGVYTGYALLDNANYTCVAKAKGIMKFSETLTVRPKVSVSVPKISVDGKVVLGQPFKIRCHSENGSLPINYTLQKGHEQLKTTSIELPTQQALFTVTIAKPEEIREYKCKAKNNHRPASSSEGLVAAVIEPLTNLTLTVIPPLSEISEGDHLYLICGTKGTPPVTFRWYRSGRKQPLYTTTSDSNNTAYQVPSLSKHHSGRYHCEAVNHANNVIHSEMVNIEVRLALWKKALIGGVCLLVALVLVAVGLLYFKSKRGKREAAAELSVGRNSGMSLEYSCNRK; the protein is encoded by the exons ATGGGCCTCCTACTACTGCTCACCTCCTCGCTCCTGTCTAACT ACTTCCATCCAGGGATAGCAGTGGACATGAAGCAGT TATTCACGATAAGAAACATCACCCTGTCCATTGAGCCCAGCAATAATGTGACTCGAGACACTGATGTGACTCTGAGATGCAAGGCCAGTGTCAGCAGCACGGGGGACCAGGTACTGAATCGTGAGTATACAATATACAAGGACAGCAACATTGTCTACACCAAGAGCTCCAGCACTTCAGAGGATCTTCTGTACCCGCTGCCCAAGGCCAGAGTCTCCAACATTGGCAGGTATAAGTGCAAGATCAACAttgaggacagacagatgacCAGCGAAGCCGAAAAACTCACAGTAACAG GCATGTCAAACCCAGTTCTCCGCCTTAACAAAAGTGAGATCAGTGAAGGGGAGGAGGTAACGGCCACGTGTACAGCACACGGCGAGACAGGCTCCATCATCTTCTACATCAATGAGGGTTCCAAAATTATTCAGGAGGAAAGGGTCAACTCCGACCAGTTGGAAGTCAAGATTCACTTCGGCGTTGGCATCCACATGATTCACTGTTCCTATATTGTCCTCATGGCACCAGAAACCTTCAAGTCCGAACGCAGCAACACTGCCACTGTTTCAGTCAAAG AACATAACATCAGACCAGTTTTGGAGATTTCACCTCAGTCCAAGATCTATGAAGGAGACCATCTCAATGTCTTGTGCACCATCAGAGGCTTTCCCAAAAGCTATGGAACAGTCCGCCTCTATTTGAACCACGGCGACAGGCTTCTTGGCACTGGAAACACCGAAGTCAACCACAGCTTGGTCGCACTGGCAAAGGACCCCGGGGATTTTGAGTGCAAATTAGAGATGGGACGCATATCAAAAGttgacacaaaaacagtttcagtgatGG agctgttttcaaaGCCCACCCTCACCATTACTCCCTCTgaaatttttcaaaatgaattcaTGACACTAACCTGCAGAAGTGAGATCTACGTTTCTGAAAGACTCAGCACAGAAGAGCTGACTTACAATCTTGAGCCGGATGACAGCGGACTGACCAAGAGAAGCCCTGGCGTATATACTGGCTACGCCCTGCTGGATAATGCCAACTATACCTGTGTAGCTAAAGCCAAGGGCATCATGAAATTCAGTGAAACCCTGACTGTACGTCCTAAAG TTTCTGTCTCCGTTCCAAAGATCTCAGTGGATGGCAAAGTGGTGCTAGGACAACCCTTCAAGATCCGCTGTCACTCAGAAAATGGCAGCTTGCCGATCAACTACACCCTGCAGAAGGGGCATGAGCAGCTGAAAACAACCAGCATAGAGCTGCCCACTCAGCAAGCTCTCTTCACAGTCACCATCGCCAAGCCTGAGGAAATAAGGGAGTACAAGTGCAAGGCTAAGAATAATCACAGGCCAGCCTCATCCAGTGAAGGTCTCGTTGCTGCTGTTATAG AGCCTTTGACGAACCTGACTCTGACTGTCATCCCCCCCTTATCGGAAATCTCTGAGGGAGATCATCTCTACTTGATATGTGGCACTAAAGGCACACCGCCGGTCACCTTCAGGTGGTACCGTTCtggaagaaaacagccactgtaCACCACCACGTCTGACTCGAACAACACGGCCTACCAGGTCCCCAGTTTGTCCAAACATCACAGTGGTAGATACCACTGTGAGGCTGTCAACCACGCCAACAACGTCATCCACAGTGAGATGGTCAACATAGAGG TACGCCTGGCGCTGTGGAAGAAAGCACTAATCGGGGGAGTTTGTCTGCTAGTGGCGTTGGTGCTGGTGGCTGTGGGTTTGCTGTACTTCAAATCCAAAAGAG GTAAaagagaagcagctgctgaatTGTCAGT AGGTAGGAACAGTGGGATGTCGTTAGAATACAGTTGCAACAGGAAGTAA
- the si:dkey-237i9.8 gene encoding platelet endothelial cell adhesion molecule isoform X7 has protein sequence MGLLLLLTSSLLSNYFHPGIAVDMKQLFTIRNITLSIEPSNNVTRDTDVTLRCKASVSSTGDQVLNREYTIYKDSNIVYTKSSSTSEDLLYPLPKARVSNIGRYKCKINIEDRQMTSEAEKLTVTGMSNPVLRLNKSEISEGEEVTATCTAHGETGSIIFYINEGSKIIQEERVNSDQLEVKIHFGVGIHMIHCSYIVLMAPETFKSERSNTATVSVKEHNIRPVLEISPQSKIYEGDHLNVLCTIRGFPKSYGTVRLYLNHGDRLLGTGNTEVNHSLVALAKDPGDFECKLEMGRISKVDTKTVSVMELFSKPTLTITPSEIFQNEFMTLTCRSEIYVSERLSTEELTYNLEPDDSGLTKRSPGVYTGYALLDNANYTCVAKAKGIMKFSETLTVRPKVSVSVPKISVDGKVVLGQPFKIRCHSENGSLPINYTLQKGHEQLKTTSIELPTQQALFTVTIAKPEEIREYKCKAKNNHRPASSSEGLVAAVIEPLTNLTLTVIPPLSEISEGDHLYLICGTKGTPPVTFRWYRSGRKQPLYTTTSDSNNTAYQVPSLSKHHSGRYHCEAVNHANNVIHSEMVNIEVRLALWKKALIGGVCLLVALVLVAVGLLYFKSKRGRETYSPSTQLCAAQFYDGMEGRVTNGMRDSMAPLPVDISSRSNNSIAATV, from the exons ATGGGCCTCCTACTACTGCTCACCTCCTCGCTCCTGTCTAACT ACTTCCATCCAGGGATAGCAGTGGACATGAAGCAGT TATTCACGATAAGAAACATCACCCTGTCCATTGAGCCCAGCAATAATGTGACTCGAGACACTGATGTGACTCTGAGATGCAAGGCCAGTGTCAGCAGCACGGGGGACCAGGTACTGAATCGTGAGTATACAATATACAAGGACAGCAACATTGTCTACACCAAGAGCTCCAGCACTTCAGAGGATCTTCTGTACCCGCTGCCCAAGGCCAGAGTCTCCAACATTGGCAGGTATAAGTGCAAGATCAACAttgaggacagacagatgacCAGCGAAGCCGAAAAACTCACAGTAACAG GCATGTCAAACCCAGTTCTCCGCCTTAACAAAAGTGAGATCAGTGAAGGGGAGGAGGTAACGGCCACGTGTACAGCACACGGCGAGACAGGCTCCATCATCTTCTACATCAATGAGGGTTCCAAAATTATTCAGGAGGAAAGGGTCAACTCCGACCAGTTGGAAGTCAAGATTCACTTCGGCGTTGGCATCCACATGATTCACTGTTCCTATATTGTCCTCATGGCACCAGAAACCTTCAAGTCCGAACGCAGCAACACTGCCACTGTTTCAGTCAAAG AACATAACATCAGACCAGTTTTGGAGATTTCACCTCAGTCCAAGATCTATGAAGGAGACCATCTCAATGTCTTGTGCACCATCAGAGGCTTTCCCAAAAGCTATGGAACAGTCCGCCTCTATTTGAACCACGGCGACAGGCTTCTTGGCACTGGAAACACCGAAGTCAACCACAGCTTGGTCGCACTGGCAAAGGACCCCGGGGATTTTGAGTGCAAATTAGAGATGGGACGCATATCAAAAGttgacacaaaaacagtttcagtgatGG agctgttttcaaaGCCCACCCTCACCATTACTCCCTCTgaaatttttcaaaatgaattcaTGACACTAACCTGCAGAAGTGAGATCTACGTTTCTGAAAGACTCAGCACAGAAGAGCTGACTTACAATCTTGAGCCGGATGACAGCGGACTGACCAAGAGAAGCCCTGGCGTATATACTGGCTACGCCCTGCTGGATAATGCCAACTATACCTGTGTAGCTAAAGCCAAGGGCATCATGAAATTCAGTGAAACCCTGACTGTACGTCCTAAAG TTTCTGTCTCCGTTCCAAAGATCTCAGTGGATGGCAAAGTGGTGCTAGGACAACCCTTCAAGATCCGCTGTCACTCAGAAAATGGCAGCTTGCCGATCAACTACACCCTGCAGAAGGGGCATGAGCAGCTGAAAACAACCAGCATAGAGCTGCCCACTCAGCAAGCTCTCTTCACAGTCACCATCGCCAAGCCTGAGGAAATAAGGGAGTACAAGTGCAAGGCTAAGAATAATCACAGGCCAGCCTCATCCAGTGAAGGTCTCGTTGCTGCTGTTATAG AGCCTTTGACGAACCTGACTCTGACTGTCATCCCCCCCTTATCGGAAATCTCTGAGGGAGATCATCTCTACTTGATATGTGGCACTAAAGGCACACCGCCGGTCACCTTCAGGTGGTACCGTTCtggaagaaaacagccactgtaCACCACCACGTCTGACTCGAACAACACGGCCTACCAGGTCCCCAGTTTGTCCAAACATCACAGTGGTAGATACCACTGTGAGGCTGTCAACCACGCCAACAACGTCATCCACAGTGAGATGGTCAACATAGAGG TACGCCTGGCGCTGTGGAAGAAAGCACTAATCGGGGGAGTTTGTCTGCTAGTGGCGTTGGTGCTGGTGGCTGTGGGTTTGCTGTACTTCAAATCCAAAAGAGGTAGAGAGACCTACAGTCCCTCAACTCAACTGT GCGCAGCGCAATTCTATGACGGCATGGAGGGGAGAGTGACCAATGGGATGCGAGATAGCATGGCGCCGTTGCCCGTTGacatcagcagcaggagcaaCAACAGTATCGCAGCCACAGTTTAG
- the si:dkey-237i9.8 gene encoding platelet endothelial cell adhesion molecule isoform X8 gives MGLLLLLTSSLLSNYFHPGIAVDMKQLFTIRNITLSIEPSNNVTRDTDVTLRCKASVSSTGDQVLNREYTIYKDSNIVYTKSSSTSEDLLYPLPKARVSNIGRYKCKINIEDRQMTSEAEKLTVTGMSNPVLRLNKSEISEGEEVTATCTAHGETGSIIFYINEGSKIIQEERVNSDQLEVKIHFGVGIHMIHCSYIVLMAPETFKSERSNTATVSVKEHNIRPVLEISPQSKIYEGDHLNVLCTIRGFPKSYGTVRLYLNHGDRLLGTGNTEVNHSLVALAKDPGDFECKLEMGRISKVDTKTVSVMELFSKPTLTITPSEIFQNEFMTLTCRSEIYVSERLSTEELTYNLEPDDSGLTKRSPGVYTGYALLDNANYTCVAKAKGIMKFSETLTVRPKVSVSVPKISVDGKVVLGQPFKIRCHSENGSLPINYTLQKGHEQLKTTSIELPTQQALFTVTIAKPEEIREYKCKAKNNHRPASSSEGLVAAVIEPLTNLTLTVIPPLSEISEGDHLYLICGTKGTPPVTFRWYRSGRKQPLYTTTSDSNNTAYQVPSLSKHHSGRYHCEAVNHANNVIHSEMVNIEVRLALWKKALIGGVCLLVALVLVAVGLLYFKSKRGAAQFYDGMEGRVTNGMRDSMAPLPVDISSRSNNSIAATV, from the exons ATGGGCCTCCTACTACTGCTCACCTCCTCGCTCCTGTCTAACT ACTTCCATCCAGGGATAGCAGTGGACATGAAGCAGT TATTCACGATAAGAAACATCACCCTGTCCATTGAGCCCAGCAATAATGTGACTCGAGACACTGATGTGACTCTGAGATGCAAGGCCAGTGTCAGCAGCACGGGGGACCAGGTACTGAATCGTGAGTATACAATATACAAGGACAGCAACATTGTCTACACCAAGAGCTCCAGCACTTCAGAGGATCTTCTGTACCCGCTGCCCAAGGCCAGAGTCTCCAACATTGGCAGGTATAAGTGCAAGATCAACAttgaggacagacagatgacCAGCGAAGCCGAAAAACTCACAGTAACAG GCATGTCAAACCCAGTTCTCCGCCTTAACAAAAGTGAGATCAGTGAAGGGGAGGAGGTAACGGCCACGTGTACAGCACACGGCGAGACAGGCTCCATCATCTTCTACATCAATGAGGGTTCCAAAATTATTCAGGAGGAAAGGGTCAACTCCGACCAGTTGGAAGTCAAGATTCACTTCGGCGTTGGCATCCACATGATTCACTGTTCCTATATTGTCCTCATGGCACCAGAAACCTTCAAGTCCGAACGCAGCAACACTGCCACTGTTTCAGTCAAAG AACATAACATCAGACCAGTTTTGGAGATTTCACCTCAGTCCAAGATCTATGAAGGAGACCATCTCAATGTCTTGTGCACCATCAGAGGCTTTCCCAAAAGCTATGGAACAGTCCGCCTCTATTTGAACCACGGCGACAGGCTTCTTGGCACTGGAAACACCGAAGTCAACCACAGCTTGGTCGCACTGGCAAAGGACCCCGGGGATTTTGAGTGCAAATTAGAGATGGGACGCATATCAAAAGttgacacaaaaacagtttcagtgatGG agctgttttcaaaGCCCACCCTCACCATTACTCCCTCTgaaatttttcaaaatgaattcaTGACACTAACCTGCAGAAGTGAGATCTACGTTTCTGAAAGACTCAGCACAGAAGAGCTGACTTACAATCTTGAGCCGGATGACAGCGGACTGACCAAGAGAAGCCCTGGCGTATATACTGGCTACGCCCTGCTGGATAATGCCAACTATACCTGTGTAGCTAAAGCCAAGGGCATCATGAAATTCAGTGAAACCCTGACTGTACGTCCTAAAG TTTCTGTCTCCGTTCCAAAGATCTCAGTGGATGGCAAAGTGGTGCTAGGACAACCCTTCAAGATCCGCTGTCACTCAGAAAATGGCAGCTTGCCGATCAACTACACCCTGCAGAAGGGGCATGAGCAGCTGAAAACAACCAGCATAGAGCTGCCCACTCAGCAAGCTCTCTTCACAGTCACCATCGCCAAGCCTGAGGAAATAAGGGAGTACAAGTGCAAGGCTAAGAATAATCACAGGCCAGCCTCATCCAGTGAAGGTCTCGTTGCTGCTGTTATAG AGCCTTTGACGAACCTGACTCTGACTGTCATCCCCCCCTTATCGGAAATCTCTGAGGGAGATCATCTCTACTTGATATGTGGCACTAAAGGCACACCGCCGGTCACCTTCAGGTGGTACCGTTCtggaagaaaacagccactgtaCACCACCACGTCTGACTCGAACAACACGGCCTACCAGGTCCCCAGTTTGTCCAAACATCACAGTGGTAGATACCACTGTGAGGCTGTCAACCACGCCAACAACGTCATCCACAGTGAGATGGTCAACATAGAGG TACGCCTGGCGCTGTGGAAGAAAGCACTAATCGGGGGAGTTTGTCTGCTAGTGGCGTTGGTGCTGGTGGCTGTGGGTTTGCTGTACTTCAAATCCAAAAGAG GCGCAGCGCAATTCTATGACGGCATGGAGGGGAGAGTGACCAATGGGATGCGAGATAGCATGGCGCCGTTGCCCGTTGacatcagcagcaggagcaaCAACAGTATCGCAGCCACAGTTTAG